A section of the Streptococcus oriscaviae genome encodes:
- a CDS encoding segregation/condensation protein A produces the protein MDIKLKDFEGPLDLLLHLVSKYQVDIYQVPITEVIEQYLSYIATLQAMRLEVAGEYMLMASQLMLIKSRRLLPKVVEQVEDEVDPEQELLDQLEEYRKFKVLSQELGKQHDERAQYYSKPKLDLVYEDVTLTQDKTVIDIFLAFSKVMAEKQEELRKSHTTIARDEYKIEDMMDRVRRQFDQSPRLALRQLFQESRDLNEIITIFLATLELVKVQEILLEQTETFGEIVLIRSQDESIS, from the coding sequence ATGGATATTAAGTTAAAAGATTTTGAGGGACCTCTGGATTTGCTCCTGCATCTGGTTTCTAAGTATCAGGTGGATATTTACCAAGTTCCTATTACAGAAGTTATCGAGCAGTATTTGTCCTATATTGCCACTTTACAAGCTATGCGCCTAGAAGTGGCAGGAGAATACATGCTTATGGCCAGCCAGCTCATGCTGATTAAGAGCCGGCGGCTTCTTCCCAAGGTGGTGGAACAAGTAGAAGATGAGGTGGATCCAGAGCAGGAACTCTTGGATCAATTAGAAGAGTACCGTAAGTTCAAAGTCCTGAGTCAGGAACTGGGGAAACAGCATGATGAACGGGCCCAGTATTATTCCAAGCCTAAACTAGACTTGGTTTATGAAGATGTGACCTTGACTCAGGATAAGACGGTGATTGACATCTTCTTGGCCTTTTCCAAGGTTATGGCTGAGAAACAAGAAGAACTGCGTAAGAGCCACACCACCATTGCTAGAGATGAGTATAAGATTGAAGACATGATGGATCGTGTTCGTAGGCAGTTCGACCAGTCACCTCGTTTGGCCCTGCGTCAGCTCTTTCAGGAGAGTCGTGATCTCAACGAAATCATCACCATCTTTTTGGCAACCCTTGAATTAGTAAAGGTTCAGGAAATTTTATTGGAGCAAACAGAAACATTTGGAGAGATTGTGTTAATAAGGAGTCAAGATGAGTCGATTAGCTGA
- a CDS encoding diaminopimelate decarboxylase, giving the protein MTKQPFISKETLATITEQFPTPFHLYDEKGIREKARALHAAFSWNKGFKEYFAVKATPTPAILKILQEEGCGVDCATDVEVLMSAKMGFTDIMFTSNDTQAQEFVYARQVGATINLDAYEHIAFLRDVAGIPETVCLRYNPGGIFSLGTDIMDHPEESKFGMTKSQLLQGYKDLKELGVKQFGIHAFLASNTVTNDYYPELARQLFDLALEIREETGVSLDFINLSGGIGVDYHPDQEPNDIARIGEGVRKVYEEILTPNGLGDVKIFTELGRFMLAPHGHLITKVLHRKETYRTYIGVDASAANLMRPAFYGAYHHITNITRPDAPLEVVDVAGSLCENNDKFAVNRSLPRAEVGDTLVIHDTGAHGFSMGYNYNGRLRSAEILLTEDGQARMIRRAETPEDYFATIYGFDFDR; this is encoded by the coding sequence ATGACCAAACAACCATTTATCAGCAAAGAAACCCTAGCTACCATCACTGAGCAATTTCCAACCCCCTTCCACCTCTACGATGAAAAGGGAATACGCGAAAAAGCGCGTGCCCTGCACGCTGCCTTTTCATGGAACAAGGGATTTAAGGAATATTTTGCCGTGAAGGCGACGCCGACTCCAGCCATTTTGAAGATCCTTCAAGAAGAAGGTTGTGGGGTGGACTGTGCGACGGATGTGGAGGTCTTGATGAGTGCTAAGATGGGCTTCACAGACATCATGTTTACCTCAAATGATACTCAGGCTCAAGAATTTGTCTATGCAAGGCAGGTTGGTGCGACCATCAATTTGGACGCCTATGAACATATTGCCTTTCTAAGAGATGTGGCAGGGATTCCAGAAACGGTTTGCCTGCGCTACAACCCTGGTGGTATCTTTTCTTTGGGAACCGACATCATGGATCATCCAGAGGAGTCCAAGTTTGGCATGACCAAATCTCAACTTCTTCAGGGTTACAAGGATTTGAAAGAACTGGGAGTGAAACAGTTCGGTATCCATGCTTTTTTGGCATCGAATACTGTCACCAATGATTACTATCCCGAACTGGCTCGCCAACTTTTTGACTTGGCCTTGGAAATCCGAGAGGAAACAGGTGTTAGCTTAGACTTTATCAATTTGTCAGGTGGAATCGGAGTTGACTACCATCCAGATCAAGAGCCAAATGATATTGCCCGTATTGGCGAGGGCGTCCGTAAGGTATATGAGGAAATTCTGACTCCGAACGGTCTAGGGGATGTTAAGATTTTCACAGAACTAGGACGCTTCATGCTGGCTCCTCATGGCCATCTCATTACCAAGGTTCTTCACCGCAAGGAAACTTATCGCACTTATATAGGGGTAGATGCTTCGGCAGCCAATCTCATGCGCCCAGCCTTCTACGGGGCCTACCACCATATTACCAATATCACGCGACCAGATGCTCCGCTTGAAGTGGTGGATGTGGCTGGTTCACTCTGCGAAAATAATGATAAGTTTGCAGTGAATCGCTCTCTGCCAAGAGCTGAAGTTGGAGATACCTTAGTCATCCACGATACAGGCGCACACGGCTTTTCGATGGGCTACAACTACAACGGCCGCCTGCGTTCTGCCGAGATTCTCCTTACAGAAGATGGTCAGGCGCGGATGATTCGTCGAGCAGAAACTCCGGAAGATTATTTTGCAACGATTTACGGCTTCGATTTTGACAGGTAA
- a CDS encoding metallophosphoesterase, translated as MASTSKTILVMSDSHGDRAVVQELKDRYSGKVDAIFHNGDSELDSEDPIWEGIQVVEGNCDYYGNFPASLKVRMGDLTIAQTHGHLYRINYTWQNLDYWAQELDADICLYGHLHIPDATVRGKTLFLNPGSVSHPRGMIREKLYALVTITDDLFHVEFYTRNHQLYSPLTKDFPR; from the coding sequence ATGGCAAGCACAAGCAAAACAATCCTAGTCATGAGTGACTCACATGGAGACAGGGCTGTTGTCCAAGAGTTGAAAGACCGCTATAGCGGTAAGGTTGATGCCATTTTTCACAACGGAGATTCCGAGTTGGATAGCGAGGACCCTATCTGGGAAGGGATTCAAGTTGTCGAAGGCAATTGCGATTATTATGGGAATTTCCCAGCCAGTCTCAAAGTTAGGATGGGAGATCTCACCATCGCTCAGACCCATGGTCACCTCTATCGAATCAACTACACCTGGCAGAACCTGGATTATTGGGCTCAGGAACTGGATGCGGATATTTGTCTATACGGTCACCTGCATATTCCGGATGCCACTGTCAGAGGCAAGACGCTCTTTCTCAATCCCGGTTCTGTCAGCCATCCTAGAGGAATGATTAGAGAGAAGCTCTACGCTTTAGTTACGATTACAGATGACTTATTTCACGTTGAATTTTACACGCGAAACCATCAGCTCTATTCCCCATTGACAAAGGATTTTCCACGATGA
- the pepC gene encoding aminopeptidase C has translation MFELEPSFTDKLYADYLANPKYRAMENAISHNGLLKSLETRQSAVENDPVFSIDVTKDKVSDQKASGRCWMFAALNTFRHKLISEFKLEDFELSQAHTFFWDKYEKSNWFLEQIIATADQELDSRKVKFLLDTPQQDGGQWDMVVALFEKYGVVPKSVYPESISSSNSRELNQYLNKLLRQDAQILRQLIENGANLPQVKAKKEDLLQEIFNFLAMNLGLPPRSFDFAYRDKDNAYHSDKDLTPQVFYERYVGLKLADYVSVINAPTSDKPYGKSYTVELLGNVVGSPAVRYLNLEMDRLKELAIAQLKTGESVWFGSDVGQSSDRQTGVMAINTYDFQSSMDIQLTQDKAGRLDYAESLMTHAMVLTGVDLDQAGRSLKWKVENSWGDKVGQKGYFVASDKWMDEYTYQIVVRKDLLTAEELAAYQAQPQVLAPWDPMGALANL, from the coding sequence ATGTTTGAACTAGAACCATCATTTACTGACAAACTCTATGCTGATTATCTGGCCAATCCCAAATATCGTGCAATGGAAAACGCCATCAGTCACAACGGTTTGTTGAAGTCCTTGGAAACACGCCAAAGTGCCGTAGAAAACGATCCTGTTTTCTCCATTGATGTGACCAAAGATAAGGTTTCCGACCAAAAGGCTTCCGGCCGTTGCTGGATGTTTGCCGCCCTCAATACCTTCCGCCACAAGCTCATCAGCGAATTCAAGCTGGAAGATTTTGAACTGTCACAGGCCCACACCTTCTTCTGGGATAAGTATGAAAAATCCAACTGGTTTCTTGAACAAATTATTGCCACTGCGGATCAGGAGTTAGATAGCCGTAAGGTCAAATTCCTTCTGGATACTCCCCAACAAGATGGGGGTCAGTGGGATATGGTCGTAGCTCTTTTTGAGAAATACGGAGTGGTACCAAAGTCTGTCTACCCTGAGTCTATCTCTTCCAGCAATAGTCGCGAACTCAACCAATACCTCAACAAATTGCTGCGTCAGGACGCCCAGATCTTACGGCAATTGATTGAAAACGGGGCCAACCTTCCTCAGGTCAAGGCCAAAAAAGAAGATCTTCTTCAAGAAATCTTCAATTTCTTAGCCATGAACCTAGGGCTTCCCCCACGCTCTTTTGACTTTGCCTACCGCGATAAGGACAACGCTTATCATAGCGACAAAGACCTGACACCGCAAGTCTTCTACGAACGCTATGTCGGTTTGAAACTGGCAGACTATGTATCCGTCATCAATGCACCGACCAGTGACAAGCCATATGGAAAATCCTATACTGTTGAACTGCTGGGGAATGTGGTTGGAAGTCCTGCTGTACGCTATCTCAATTTGGAAATGGACCGATTGAAAGAACTAGCTATTGCCCAGTTAAAAACAGGTGAATCTGTTTGGTTTGGTTCAGATGTCGGTCAATCAAGCGACCGTCAGACAGGCGTAATGGCAATCAATACTTATGATTTCCAATCCAGCATGGACATCCAACTAACCCAAGACAAGGCAGGGCGTTTGGATTATGCTGAAAGTCTGATGACGCACGCCATGGTATTAACAGGTGTTGATTTAGATCAGGCTGGCCGTTCACTCAAATGGAAGGTAGAAAATTCTTGGGGTGACAAGGTTGGTCAGAAAGGCTATTTCGTTGCTTCTGACAAGTGGATGGATGAGTATACTTACCAAATTGTTGTCCGCAAAGACCTATTGACCGCTGAAGAATTAGCCGCCTATCAGGCCCAGCCTCAGGTACTCGCTCCTTGGGATCCAATGGGGGCCTTAGCCAACTTATGA
- a CDS encoding pseudouridine synthase produces MRINKYIAHAGVASRRKAEELIKQGLVTVNGQVVRELGTIIKSGDKVEVEGQPIYNEEKVYYLLHKPRGVISSVSDDKGRPTVIDLLPNVRERIYPVGRLDWDTSGVLILTNDGDFTDEMIHPRNEIDKVYVARVKGIANKDVLRPLTRGVVIDGKKTKPAVYEILKVDPIKNRSVIELTIHEGRNHQVKKMFEAVGLQVDKLSRTRFGNLDLTGLRPGEARKLNKKDISKLHTLAVTKVAKKK; encoded by the coding sequence ATGAGAATTAACAAATACATTGCCCATGCAGGCGTAGCCAGTCGCCGTAAGGCAGAAGAACTGATTAAACAGGGGCTGGTTACCGTTAATGGTCAAGTGGTGCGTGAACTGGGAACTATTATCAAGTCTGGTGATAAGGTCGAAGTGGAAGGGCAGCCGATTTATAACGAAGAAAAGGTCTACTACCTTCTCCATAAACCACGAGGCGTGATTTCCAGTGTATCTGATGACAAGGGACGACCAACGGTTATCGATCTGTTGCCCAATGTACGCGAGCGGATTTATCCCGTAGGGCGCCTGGATTGGGACACATCCGGTGTCTTGATTTTGACCAATGATGGCGATTTTACCGATGAGATGATTCACCCACGCAACGAAATCGACAAGGTCTATGTGGCGCGAGTTAAGGGAATTGCCAACAAAGACGTTTTGCGCCCCTTGACGCGGGGTGTCGTGATTGACGGCAAGAAAACCAAGCCAGCAGTCTATGAAATCCTCAAGGTGGATCCTATCAAAAATCGCTCGGTCATCGAGTTGACCATCCACGAAGGACGGAACCATCAGGTGAAAAAAATGTTTGAAGCGGTTGGGCTTCAGGTGGATAAGTTATCTCGGACTCGTTTTGGGAACTTAGACTTGACCGGTTTGCGACCAGGAGAGGCCAGAAAACTCAACAAGAAAGACATCAGCAAACTTCATACTCTTGCTGTGACTAAGGTAGCAAAGAAAAAATGA
- the cbpB gene encoding cyclic-di-AMP-binding protein CbpB yields MIAHEFETFLLAQEDTFLTPADKLAVIIDTHNIDHAKLLLSHMTYSRVPVVTEDNRFYGTIGLREIMLYQAEHELSDDELTEDISVVAKTDVATVEEDYDLAEVMRKLVDEPFLPVVGKDREFLGIITRKSILKAVNALLHNFYQDKK; encoded by the coding sequence ATGATTGCACATGAATTTGAAACCTTTTTACTGGCTCAAGAAGATACCTTTTTGACACCTGCAGACAAACTGGCGGTGATTATTGATACACATAATATCGACCATGCCAAGCTCCTGCTCAGCCACATGACCTATTCGCGGGTACCAGTAGTGACAGAAGACAATCGCTTTTATGGCACGATTGGCCTGCGAGAAATCATGCTCTATCAGGCGGAGCATGAACTATCCGATGATGAATTGACAGAAGACATTTCGGTGGTTGCAAAGACCGATGTGGCAACAGTTGAAGAGGACTATGATTTAGCTGAGGTGATGAGAAAACTAGTTGACGAACCCTTCCTTCCAGTTGTGGGCAAGGACAGAGAATTTCTGGGAATCATCACCCGCAAGTCCATCCTCAAGGCAGTCAATGCCCTCTTACACAACTTTTATCAGGATAAGAAGTAA
- the scpB gene encoding SMC-Scp complex subunit ScpB, producing the protein MSRLAEIEVLLFVAGEDGLTVRTLAELLDLQPSAVLQQLEKLSTKYQEDSQSGLALLESSNSYKLVTKKDYADLLRTYSRTPINQSMSRALLETLSIVAYKQPITRVEIDDIRGVNSSGAISKLQAFDLIRENGKKEVIGRPNLYVTTDYFLDYMGMNSLEELPDVSSLDLIDEETELFVERKEIEDEN; encoded by the coding sequence ATGAGTCGATTAGCTGAAATTGAGGTGCTATTATTTGTTGCTGGAGAAGATGGCTTGACCGTGCGAACCTTGGCAGAATTGCTGGACTTGCAGCCGTCTGCCGTCTTACAGCAGTTGGAAAAATTGAGTACCAAGTATCAGGAAGATTCCCAGTCAGGCCTTGCCTTGTTAGAGTCTTCCAATAGTTATAAGTTGGTGACAAAGAAAGACTATGCAGACCTCCTGCGAACCTATTCTAGAACGCCTATTAACCAGTCTATGTCACGGGCTCTTCTAGAAACCCTTTCTATTGTGGCCTACAAGCAACCCATTACCCGTGTAGAGATAGACGATATTCGCGGAGTCAACTCCAGCGGTGCCATCAGTAAGCTTCAAGCCTTTGACCTGATTCGGGAAAACGGTAAAAAGGAGGTTATCGGTCGCCCCAACCTCTATGTGACGACAGATTATTTCCTAGATTATATGGGAATGAACAGTTTGGAAGAATTGCCGGATGTTTCAAGCCTAGATCTAATTGACGAAGAAACAGAATTGTTCGTAGAAAGAAAAGAGATAGAAGATGAGAATTAA
- a CDS encoding nucleoside-triphosphate diphosphatase, whose translation MTDKIYEYKDAQNWFIGKCADWSCLTHFGRVQDDEELRVSFHRLMELMKEKELEVHIVTLSSKASFFQFLLDIIQQEMGRQLSLIQHQGALLITEGEQLILAELPSEGVPLESFFGRENQKRPIGDSILIATKNEGKTKEFRNFFEKLGYQVENLNDYPELPDVAETGLTFEENARLKAETIAQLTGKMVLADDSGLKVDKLGGLPGVWSARFSGPDATDASNNAKLLHELAMVFEKKDRSAQFHCTLVMAAPDRESLVVEADWAGYIGTSPRGEHGFGYDPLFLVGETGRTSAELSLEEKNKISHRAQALEKLLEAFPVWQAQAKQS comes from the coding sequence ATGACAGACAAAATCTATGAATACAAAGATGCACAGAACTGGTTTATCGGAAAATGCGCAGATTGGAGTTGTCTGACCCATTTTGGAAGAGTACAGGATGATGAGGAACTCCGAGTTTCCTTTCATCGCCTAATGGAACTGATGAAAGAAAAGGAATTAGAAGTTCATATTGTTACCCTCTCCTCCAAGGCTTCTTTTTTCCAATTTCTTCTGGATATCATCCAGCAGGAAATGGGCCGCCAATTGAGCCTTATTCAGCATCAGGGAGCCCTCTTGATTACAGAAGGAGAACAGCTAATCCTAGCAGAACTTCCTTCAGAAGGAGTGCCCTTAGAGAGTTTCTTTGGTAGAGAAAACCAGAAGCGACCAATCGGTGATAGCATCCTGATTGCTACCAAAAACGAAGGGAAGACCAAGGAATTTCGCAATTTCTTTGAGAAACTAGGTTACCAAGTGGAAAACCTAAACGACTACCCCGAGTTGCCAGATGTAGCAGAAACCGGTCTGACATTTGAAGAAAACGCCCGCCTCAAGGCAGAAACCATCGCCCAACTGACAGGGAAGATGGTCTTGGCAGATGATTCCGGCCTAAAAGTAGATAAGCTCGGCGGTCTTCCAGGCGTCTGGTCTGCTCGTTTTTCGGGCCCAGATGCGACGGATGCTAGCAACAACGCTAAGCTCCTCCACGAATTGGCCATGGTATTTGAGAAGAAGGACAGGTCTGCCCAATTCCACTGTACCCTTGTCATGGCAGCACCTGATCGAGAAAGTCTGGTCGTTGAAGCTGACTGGGCAGGCTATATCGGCACGAGTCCACGGGGAGAACATGGTTTTGGTTATGACCCACTCTTTTTGGTCGGCGAAACTGGAAGAACCTCTGCAGAACTTAGCCTAGAAGAAAAAAATAAAATTTCCCACCGTGCTCAAGCACTAGAAAAATTACTGGAGGCCTTTCCTGTATGGCAAGCACAAGCAAAACAATCCTAG
- a CDS encoding YneF family protein yields MNIGLAILLIVLAFAGGVFLGIFLSRKQVEKFIADKPILDENALRTMMSQMGQKPSEAKVQQVLRQIKSQQKVATKKK; encoded by the coding sequence ATGAATATTGGTCTTGCAATTCTATTGATTGTATTAGCCTTTGCGGGCGGTGTGTTTTTGGGGATTTTCCTTTCCCGTAAACAGGTTGAAAAGTTTATTGCAGATAAGCCAATTTTGGATGAAAATGCTCTTCGTACCATGATGAGCCAGATGGGACAAAAGCCAAGTGAGGCTAAGGTTCAGCAAGTGCTTCGTCAAATCAAGAGCCAACAAAAGGTTGCAACTAAGAAAAAATAA
- the xerD gene encoding site-specific tyrosine recombinase XerD has translation MNQAITRFIAQKKLSPHSQSAYFYDLRQFVELCHETVSPQELAAYQLFLQDLKPAAQKRKLSAVNQFLYFLYEDGQLDKFYKLKLQQTVLAKRPQKTRANLSLLWQETSEKNGQLIALLIAYLGLLPSEIGEIRLQDINLDFQVLTVQKSNRKRILSLPKDLIPYLKGPFSGTYLFDKKGQTYSRQWLFNRLAAFLRLIGKREWTAQFLREQYILGQLDAGKSLEEVAKLLGLKTSMSLEKYR, from the coding sequence ATGAATCAAGCCATTACCCGCTTTATCGCTCAGAAAAAACTATCTCCGCATTCGCAATCAGCTTATTTTTACGACCTGCGGCAGTTTGTAGAGCTCTGCCACGAAACGGTCAGTCCTCAAGAATTGGCTGCTTACCAGCTCTTTTTACAGGACTTGAAGCCTGCCGCTCAAAAACGTAAGTTATCAGCGGTCAACCAATTCCTCTATTTTTTATATGAAGACGGTCAGCTGGATAAGTTCTACAAGCTCAAATTGCAGCAGACTGTACTGGCGAAACGTCCTCAAAAGACCAGAGCGAACTTGAGCCTGCTTTGGCAGGAAACCAGTGAAAAAAACGGGCAGTTAATCGCGCTTCTCATCGCCTACTTGGGTTTGCTGCCCAGTGAGATTGGAGAGATTAGGCTACAAGACATCAATCTTGATTTTCAGGTGTTAACCGTTCAAAAGAGCAACCGCAAGCGGATCCTTTCGCTGCCTAAGGATTTGATACCTTATTTGAAAGGCCCTTTTTCAGGAACCTACCTTTTTGATAAAAAAGGACAGACCTATTCTCGCCAATGGTTATTTAACCGTTTAGCAGCTTTCCTCCGCTTGATTGGAAAAAGAGAGTGGACTGCTCAGTTCCTGAGAGAGCAGTATATTTTGGGTCAGCTGGATGCTGGTAAGAGTCTTGAAGAAGTTGCCAAACTTTTGGGCTTAAAAACAAGTATGAGTTTAGAAAAATACAGATAA
- the racE gene encoding glutamate racemase has product MDNRPIGFLDSGVGGLTVARELMRQLPHEEIVYIGDSARAPYGPRPAQQIKEYTWQLVNFLLTKNVKMIVFACNTATAVAWEEVKAKLDIPVLGVILPGASAAIKASKSGRIGVLGTAMTIQMDSYRKKIQALSPAAQVESLACPKFVPLVESNNYQSSLAKKVVYETLRGMAGKVDTVVLGCTHYPLLRPIIQNVMGKDVTLIDSGAECARDISVLLNYFEINHSRTEEPLNHRFYTTASPVAFRLIAENWLGKDIDVEHVEL; this is encoded by the coding sequence ATGGACAATCGACCTATTGGATTTTTAGATTCGGGTGTGGGTGGTTTGACGGTGGCCCGGGAGCTGATGCGTCAGCTGCCTCACGAAGAAATTGTATACATCGGCGACTCGGCCAGAGCCCCTTACGGACCCCGACCAGCCCAACAGATTAAAGAATATACCTGGCAGCTGGTCAACTTTCTTCTGACCAAGAATGTCAAGATGATCGTCTTTGCCTGCAATACAGCAACAGCAGTTGCCTGGGAGGAAGTTAAGGCCAAACTGGATATTCCAGTGCTGGGAGTCATCCTTCCGGGAGCCTCAGCAGCCATCAAGGCCTCTAAGTCAGGCCGCATTGGCGTATTGGGAACGGCTATGACCATTCAGATGGATAGTTATCGGAAAAAAATACAGGCCCTTTCACCTGCTGCCCAGGTTGAAAGTTTGGCCTGCCCTAAATTTGTTCCTCTGGTAGAATCCAACAACTACCAGTCTAGCCTGGCTAAGAAAGTGGTGTATGAAACCCTTCGTGGGATGGCGGGAAAGGTTGATACGGTCGTCTTGGGCTGTACCCATTACCCGCTTTTACGTCCTATTATCCAGAATGTGATGGGCAAGGACGTGACCCTTATTGACAGCGGAGCAGAGTGTGCGCGGGATATTTCTGTCCTGCTCAACTATTTTGAAATCAATCACAGCCGGACAGAAGAGCCGTTGAATCATCGTTTTTATACAACTGCCAGTCCAGTCGCCTTTCGTTTGATTGCAGAAAACTGGCTGGGCAAAGACATTGATGTGGAGCATGTAGAATTATGA